Proteins from a single region of Hordeum vulgare subsp. vulgare chromosome 6H, MorexV3_pseudomolecules_assembly, whole genome shotgun sequence:
- the LOC123400996 gene encoding uncharacterized protein LOC123400996: MRSSSCLSLCAAVILLLVLASAMEAGAIRLDAGTRASVNGSGNQMTVDKPASGNNVVDVVMGSAGSVSEAKKNVHVAASEVRAVAHKMPEFHEDYYGPSDHSPRHH, translated from the exons ATGAGGAGCTCCAGCTGCTTGTCACTGTGCGCGGCTGTGATCCTGCTTCTGGTACTGGCTTCGGCCATGGAGGCTGGAGCCATCCGGCTGGACGCGGGGACCCGGGCGTCGGTGAACGGCAGCGGCAACCAAATGACCGTCGAT AAACCGGCGAGCGGGAACAATGTCGTCGATGTGGTCATGGGCTCTGCTGGCTCCGTAAGCGAGGCGAAGAAGAACGTACACGTTGCCGCGAGTGAAGTCAGGGCGGTGGCCCATAAGATGCCGGAGTTCCATGAGGACTACTACGGCCCGAGTGATCACAGCCCTAGGCACCACTGA